DNA from Chaetodon trifascialis isolate fChaTrf1 chromosome 14, fChaTrf1.hap1, whole genome shotgun sequence:
GCCACGAGCTGACAaagagatgtttttgttttgatgagcaGACGATGAATccgccacttcctgtttcctctgaaaAACGTGACGCCAAGGCCGCGGTTTGTTTATGTAGTGACGTCACGCTGTGGGCGGAGTCCAGGAAGCGCAGCAGCTTCAAAAACATCcgtcattcactcactcacagacacattcacattcactgaTTCACGCTCAGACTGACTCACTGACATTCACTCGGTCGTGCTGGCGTTTCCAAATTACTCTGAGCTGGAAACAGTCAAGAGCAGGAATTAAAATCAAAGTTTGAGTTTCACAGAACTTTCCTGTGCTGCCATTTTGGAAAGCTGctatttattttcttcaggATGGTCAAACATTGGACTGACTGATACAAACAGCTGATTCATTCACCATCCACAACACAAAATCAACAACACAAAGGAAATACTTAGTCCATCTATTTACATACgaagaggaagtgacatcacaggtCGCCTCACTGTTTCCTGAAGCCCCTCAGGATCGGATAAATGTTCTCAAAGGCTTCGTAGATCTCAGCTCGTTCTTTAGCTCCTGCAAGTTAACACACAACTAGAGAATTATTACAACTGTGTGAATGAGTGCTATGtgtcattcactcattcactcataCAGAGCTGCATCTCCAAACGACAACATCTCTAGTTCATAATAATGCAAAAACATCCCATCATTACAATTAGTCCATATTTCACAATCACAGGACTTTAATTTCTTAATCGCTCGATCATCGTTTCTGTGTCAGagattcatgttttcatcactaCAAAATCATTCTGTCATCATAAATCTGTCTGTCATAATTTGATAAAAACACTGTTATGACGTAAAGTTTTAATCGTGAGATGCTTGAAAACATcagtgaagcactttgagcagAACGGTGACAGACAGAGATCTGAATGAAGACGTCAGCGTTTGCTGGACTCAGCCCTCGTCTGCTGGTCTCTACGAGCTCATGTCCACCTTTGAGTGTCTTTACCGGTTAAAACCACTTTCCCCGACACGAAGATGAGCAGGACGATGCGAGGCTTCACCATCCGATAGATGAGGCCTGGAAACAGCTCTGGTTCATAGCTGTGGAGACGAAGGCACTAAATAAAGCTTTTTATCCTGCTAATAATCAAAGAAACTGGACTTTTCTAGAGGAAAACCCAAATGTGTTGCTCTTGGACATGTGCACTGGCTGAACTCTGAATGTTTTCCCTGTCAGTGATAAAAAAACAAGCCAGCTAGGTTTAACTGACACACTAACAGGAACTagctaggctagcagtttccccctgctcccagtctttgtgctaagctaggctaaccctGTCTCCTACCTGCTGAACTGCTGGTGCGTCAGGACGAGGCCCTCCAGCCTGATGGGGAAGCAGACGTCGCAGCTGGCCACCATGTTCTGGATCTTAAAGTCCAGGAAGCGGGCGGGGAAGCCGAGCTTCTGCACCACCCGAGCGTATTTCCTGGCCGCCAGTCGTGACTGCTCCTCACTGTGGGACGCACGGGTGGGAAGAGACGGAGGTTCACCGACAGATGGTACCTGTACCTGTGCTGTACCTGGAGGCGGGCGGACGGGCAGACGGACCTCTTGGCTCCTGTACAGACCATCTTCCCTGAGCTGAAGATCAGCGCCGTGGTCCTCGGCTCACGGATCCTCATGATGACCGCCGCAAACCGCTGGAACACAACAGGAGGACTGAGCCTGAGACACTCCACCAAGCATGTTGAGTCCATGTTCAGGGACAGACTAACGCGTACATTTACTCCAGGACTGTCCTCCAGTACACCTGAGGGAATGTGTTTTACTTGAGATAACTTTACAGTAAATAACTTTAAAGTACTCATTGTGGATCAGTGATTCTGAACATCTGGACTCTGAACTTCTTCATACACTCAGCTAGTTCAGTCCAGTGGTTCCTGGTCTGGGGGGTCGGGCCCTCACACTTTGACCTGCGCAGACACGTCCACTTTGTTTGGACGTATTAAAGACACTCCTTGATCAAACTGGGATGGAGCGTTTCTCAGCGTCAGTACCTTTGGGTTGTACTCCGCATTTCTGGCTTGAAGGGCGATAAACTTCAGATCCAACGGACAACCCAGGTTCACCGTGGACACAATGttcctgcacgcacacacacacacacacacacacacacacacccagagacACTGTGACTGTTGTCCACCACAATACAAAACAGTCCACTGCCTGTCCTCACTTGACGATGTCCACACAGAGTGGACCAATCAAAAGACTGAAGGGACAACATGGCCCAACACGAACAGGACAGCAGGAAGACGACTCAGACTTACAGGGGACCCTGAGACAGTACCAGTGCTACAAGACAGTACAAGAATCA
Protein-coding regions in this window:
- the tbpl2 gene encoding TATA box-binding protein-like 2; the protein is MDELALERYFDDSIANDSSLTLGEELGLQNPAPPSHVPAHSRQDPSYFLSMKAGPGGDPTDELDLSFLPDELESSRHDDTAGGQTAALDVSRDSGVCPDYDSQDSTAAAGAADPHGSSVSGLGTGASPFCPMTPMTPMTPMTPVTERSGIIPQLQNIVSTVNLGCPLDLKFIALQARNAEYNPKRFAAVIMRIREPRTTALIFSSGKMVCTGAKSEEQSRLAARKYARVVQKLGFPARFLDFKIQNMVASCDVCFPIRLEGLVLTHQQFSSYEPELFPGLIYRMVKPRIVLLIFVSGKVVLTGAKERAEIYEAFENIYPILRGFRKQ